A single region of the Musa acuminata AAA Group cultivar baxijiao chromosome BXJ1-11, Cavendish_Baxijiao_AAA, whole genome shotgun sequence genome encodes:
- the LOC135596458 gene encoding phytolongin Phyl1.1-like, with product MSPPVHNTVYCCVAQGNRAMCSYNSGGPELEILAAECLENAPAFHAWYFHTTGVRTVGFLMADGYTYLAILDLGVCNLAVLQFLENIRDAFLKAPEDGLQDELVRVIEDLIASPENIHQSWLLVEENCEGNVSDEASTSTKETLQRNDEHYGSVVGDNKNVKVDVTTVPTPLQRSLSSSRPQLVGRDLWWRQCARVCTVFLDDLERRLNLCN from the exons ATGAGTCCGCCGGTCCATAACACGGTCTACTGCTGCGTCGCCCAAGGGAACAGAGCAATGTGTTCTTACAACAGCGGAGGCCCGGAGTTGGAGATCTTGGCCGCCGAATGCCTCGAGAACGCCCCGGCTTTCCACGCTTGGTACTTCCACACGACCGGCGTGAGGACCGTTGGGTTCTTGATGGCGGATGGCTATACTTATCTCGCCATCCTCGACCTTGGCGTCTGCAACTTGGCAGTGCTCCAGTTCCTGGAGAACATAAGGGATGCCTTCCTGAAGGCCCCCGAGGATGGCCTCCAAGACGAACTGGTTAGAGTCATCGAGGATTTGATCGCATCACCGGAGAACATCCACCAATCCTGGCTTTTGGTCGAGGAGAATTGTGAGGGGAATGTCTCTGATGAAGCCTCGACTTCCACGAAGGAAACACTGCAAAGGAATGACGAGCATTATGGTAGTGTTGTCGGAGATAATAAGAATGTAAAGGTGGACGTGACGACGGTGCCAACGCCCCTGCAGAGGAGCTTAAGCTCGAGCAGGCCACAATTGGTAGGACGTGATTTATGGTGGCGTCAG TGTGCAAGGGTTTGCACTGTGTTTCTAGATGATTTGGAAAGAAGATTGAATTTGTGTAATTAG
- the LOC135597333 gene encoding DNA repair RAD52-like protein 1, mitochondrial → MASFVRTRLCDRRASAVSRSYAVAATARPSSASPNSANERPAALKPATVEEEEVPTSGICRPLSEILRELNKKVPDSLIRTRVENGVATRHIPWHFINRILNVHAPEWSGEIRSIVYSTDGSSVSVVYRVTLYGTDAEIYREASGTASVKDTEHGDPVQKAEAMAFRRACARLGLGLHLYHEDTS, encoded by the exons ATGGCGAGCTTTGTCCGAACCCGCCTCTGCGACCGCCGCGCGTCCGCGGTCTCTCGCTCCTACGCCGTTGCGGCCACCGCCAGACCTTCTTCCGCCTCGCCCAACTCGGCGAACGAGAGACCTGCCGCGCTGAAGCCGGcgacggtggaggaagaggaggtcccCACGTCGGGCATCTGCCGCCCCCTTTCGGAGATCCTCAGGGAGCTTAACAAGAAGGTCCCGGATTCGCTCATCAGGACCCGCGTAGAAAACGGCGTGGCCACCAGACACATCCCTTG GCACTTCATCAATCGAATTCTGAATGTACATGCTCCTG AATGGTCTGGTGAGATTCGAAGCATTGTGTATTCAACGGATGGGAGTTCAGTCTCTGTTGTTTATCGTGTAACTCTATATGGGACAGATGCTGAG ATTTATAGAGAAGCAAGTGGAACTGCTTCTGTTAAGGATACGGAGCACGGAGACCCTGTGCAGAAGGCAGAAGCGATGGCATTCCGAAGAGCTTGTGCACGCCTTGGGCTTGGACTTCATCTTTACCATGAAGACACATCATAA
- the LOC135597332 gene encoding probable beta-1,3-galactosyltransferase 8, with the protein MSLMGGLVKAVSERPQQPEKKPRGRPSPGRAVAVICFACFLVAFVFSRPVSFLPSEKKTRFVYSSSSSSSSSSSSSCESSLPRSSQDCESRTTSGKANPRDIIREVSKTHQAIRSLDKSISSLEMELAVARMNSNGGSSSSGHGKGLKKAFAVIGINTGFGSKKRRESVRQTWMPRGTKLKRLEEEKSVVVRFVIGHSATPGGALDRAIDAEDAETKDFLRLDHLEGYHELSSKTRVYFATAVAIWDADFYLKVDDDVHVNLGILTTNLARYRGKSRVYMGCMKSGPVLFQTGVKYHEPEHWKFGEEGNKYFRHATGQIYAISKDLALYISTNAPILHKYANEDVSLGSWLIGLEVEHIDDRSMCCGTPPDCEWKTRSGNVCVASFDWSCSGVCKSVDRMKDVHKSCGESDAAIWDVVL; encoded by the exons ATGAGCTTGATGGGTGGGTTGGTGAAGGCAGTCAGCGAGAGACCGCAGCAGCCGGAGAAGAAGCCGCGCGGTCGGCCGTCGCCGGGAAGAGCAGTCGCCGTGATCTGCTTCGCCTGCTTCTTGGTGGCCTTCGTCTTTAGCAGGCCGGTCAGCTTCCTGCCATCAGAAAAGAAAACAAGATtcgtttattcttcttcttcttcttcttcttcttcttcttcttcttcttgtgagtCGAGCTTGCCACGGTCATCGCAAGACTGCGAGAGCAGAACA ACATCAGGGAAGGCCAATCCAAGGGATATCATAAGGGAAGTGTCGAAGACTCATCAAGCGATTCG GTCCTTGGACAAGTCCATCTCATCGTTGGAGATGGAACTGGCAGTGGCCAGGATGAACTCCAACGGTGGCTCGTCTTCCTCCGGCCACGGTAAGGGCCTGAAGAAGGCATTCGCCGTCATCGGAATCAACACCGGCTTCGGCAGCAAGAAGAGGCGCGAATCGGTTCGACAAACTTGGATGCCAAGAG GGACCAAGTTGAAGAgactggaggaggagaagagcgtGGTGGTGCGGTTCGTGATCGGGCACAGCGCCACCCCCGGCGGAGCTCTCGACCGCGCCATCGACGCAGAGGACGCGGAGACCAAGGACTTCCTAAGGCTGGATCACCTGGAGGGATACCACGAGCTCTCCTCCAAGACCCGGGTGTACTTTGCCACCGCCGTCGCCATCTGGGACGCCGACTTCTACCTCAAGGTCGACGACGACGTGCATGTCAATCTCG GAATCCTTACTACGAATCTCGCTCGGTACAGAGGCAAATCAAGAGTCTATATGGGTTGCATGAAATCTGGGCCGGTTTTGTTCCAAAC GGGCGTGAAATATCACGAACCCGAACACTGGAAATTTGGTGAGGAAGGAAACAAGTACTTCAGACATGCGACTGGCCAAATCTACGCCATCTCCAAAGACCTTGCTTTGTACATCTCCACAAACGC GCCAATACTCCATAAGTATGCAAACGAAGATGTTTCCTTGGGCTCATGGTTGATCGGCTTGGAAGTCGAGCACATCGATGACAGAAGCATGTGTTGCGGAACACCTCCAG ACTGCGAATGGAAGACTCGATCTGGGAATGTCTGCGTTGCATCGTTCGACTGGTCATGCAGCGGAGTCTGCAAGTCCGTGGACAGGATGAAGGATGTGCACAAAAGCTGCGGCGAGAGCGACGCAGCCATTTGGGATgttgttctttag